A DNA window from Candidatus Poribacteria bacterium contains the following coding sequences:
- the trpB gene encoding tryptophan synthase subunit beta, whose product MKTSTKLPDDRGYFGSYGGRFVPETLMGALEELEKAYLELKEKADFQEELSYYLREYAGRPSPLYLAENLTRRLGGAKIYLKREDLNHTGAHKINNTIGQAILARRMGKRRIIAETGAGQHGVATATAAALFGMECEIYMGEEDMHRQSLNVFRMRLLGAEVKPVLSGSRTLKDAINEALRDWVTNVRTTYYLLGSVVGPHPYPMIVRDFQSVIGSEAREQILRKEGRLPDYLIACVGGGSNSIGLFHPFYEDKEVKFIGVEAAGKGIETGKHAASICAGSVGVFHGAKSFQLQDEEGQIHPTHSVSAGLDYPGVGPEHAFYRETGRAEYVAVRDEEALEAFKLLSETEGIIPALESAHAIAYAAKLAPKLDPDRIIIICLSGRGDKDVETVSRIMGGSL is encoded by the coding sequence ATGAAAACATCGACGAAGTTACCGGACGACAGAGGATATTTCGGCTCATATGGCGGGAGGTTTGTTCCCGAAACGCTGATGGGAGCCTTGGAGGAGCTGGAGAAAGCCTACCTGGAACTTAAGGAGAAAGCCGATTTCCAGGAGGAACTGAGCTACTATCTTCGTGAATATGCTGGGAGACCATCTCCGCTTTACTTGGCGGAGAATCTCACCCGCCGCCTCGGCGGGGCGAAAATATACCTCAAACGCGAGGATCTCAACCATACGGGCGCCCATAAGATAAACAACACGATCGGTCAGGCGATCTTAGCCCGTAGAATGGGTAAGAGAAGGATCATCGCGGAGACGGGAGCGGGCCAACACGGCGTTGCCACGGCTACCGCCGCAGCGCTTTTCGGGATGGAATGTGAGATATACATGGGTGAGGAGGACATGCACCGCCAGTCGCTTAACGTGTTCAGGATGAGGCTCCTGGGTGCGGAAGTTAAGCCGGTGCTTTCGGGCTCCAGGACGCTCAAGGACGCCATTAACGAGGCGCTGCGCGACTGGGTTACCAACGTTCGAACGACGTATTATCTCTTAGGATCGGTCGTCGGACCCCATCCTTATCCGATGATCGTCCGAGATTTTCAGTCCGTCATCGGCAGTGAGGCCAGGGAGCAGATACTTCGGAAGGAGGGAAGGCTTCCCGATTACCTCATAGCCTGTGTGGGTGGGGGGAGCAACTCCATAGGGCTCTTTCACCCCTTCTATGAGGATAAAGAGGTGAAGTTCATCGGGGTCGAAGCGGCGGGGAAGGGGATCGAGACCGGAAAACATGCCGCTTCGATCTGCGCCGGATCGGTAGGCGTGTTTCACGGGGCAAAAAGCTTCCAGCTTCAGGATGAAGAGGGTCAGATCCATCCCACCCATTCCGTCTCGGCCGGGCTGGATTACCCTGGCGTCGGACCGGAACACGCCTTTTATCGGGAGACGGGAAGGGCAGAATATGTGGCCGTTAGAGATGAGGAGGCGCTTGAGGCGTTTAAACTGCTATCTGAGACGGAGGGGATCATCCCTGCGCTCGAATCCGCCCACGCGATAGCATATGCCGCCAAACTCGCGCCGAAGCTCGATCCCGATCGGATAATCATCATATGCCTCTCCGGAAGGGGGGATAAAGACGTCGAAACGGTCTCGAGGATCATGGGAGGTAGCCTATGA